TGAACTGAGGGGCCATCAGCCTTTAGGCGTTAGACTTTAGGCATTAGGCTTTAGAAGAACGGGCTTTGAGCTTTGAGCTGTGGGAAGAAAGGGACAAGGTAAAAGGTCAAAGAGGAACCGTACACCGCCGAGATACCGCTCTACTGGGCACTGGGCACCGGGCACTTCTAACCTCTAACTTCCCACCTCTCACCTCTAATCAGTATGGAGCGGGTGATGGGAATCGAACCCACGCAACCAGCTTGGAAGGCTGGAGCTCTACCATTGAGCTACACCCGCCTCTGTTCTAGAGTGGTGGAGAGGACTGGATTTGAACCAGTGTAGGCGTCTGCCGGCAGATTTACAGTCTGCTCCCTTTGGCCGCTCGGGCACCTCTCCACAAGCAAGGGTCGTTTTAGGCGACTATTACATTATAGTGCGGTGCACAACACGAGTCAAGCGAACTTTTTTGGAAGCTTTGAACCGCATTCCGCTGTACGCTGGCAAGGTGGAAAGGTTAAAGGGGAACCGTACACCACCGAGATACCGCTCTACTGGGCACTGAGGACTGGGCACTGGGCACTACTCTACTACGAGCTAGGAGCGCCTGCGTTCCCACGAAGTGCGAAGTGCGAAGTGCCAAGTGCAAAGTGCCAAATGCGCGCTTCGCTCACGCCATCCGCTCGAGCAAATAGCGCTCTAACTTGCGTTTTACCCGCTGCAACGCGTTATCGATAGACTTTACGTGGCGGTCTAACTCCTCGGCGATTTCTTGGTATGATTTACCGTCTAGATAGTACCGCAGCACTTTGCATTCTAAGTCGCTTAATAGCTCGCCCATACGACACTCTATGTCCTTAAACTCCTCTTGATGAATCACTAGTTCCTCTGGATCGGTGATTTTGCCGCCCGAGAGAATATCTAGCAGAGTCCTGTCGGATTCTTCGTCGTATATAGGCTTGTTAAGTGAAACATAAGAGTTTAGAGGTATGTGCTTTTGCCGCGTTGCCGTCTTTATCGCAGTGATAATTTGGCGTGTAATGCATAGCTCGGCAAACGCTCTAAACGATGACAACTTGTCCGGCTTGAAGTCACGAATGGCTTTGTATAGACCAATCATACCTTCTTGCGTTATGTCGTCGCGATCTGCTCCTACGAGAAAGTACGACTTAGCTTTAGCTCGAACAAACGCGCGGTACTTGTTAATTAAGTGCTCAAGCGCATACGTGCTCCCTTGCTTTGCTCCCTCGACAATGTCCTCTTCCGGCATCATCTCAAGGGAAACAGCATCGCGTGCCGGGAAATCCACTAAGCATCGCCTCCAGATTGGGAGTAGCTATATGAAATTTTGTAAATTTCCTTAGGTAAGGAAACTCACTGGACAACCATTATTATATACTTGCGTTATGTAAAGGTCAATCAGCGGCGCGCTCTTTGCTGGCGCACGACCTCGAACAACACCACCCCCGCGGCGACGGAAGCGTTAAGCGAACCCACCGGGCCGGACATAGGTATGGCCACCAGTTCGTCGCAAGCCTCGCGCAAGAGCCTTGAAATGCCTTCGTCTTCGCTGCCGACAATAACCGCCAGAGGACAGGACAGCTTAACATCGTATATGACTTTGCCGCTAGAATCCGCACCGACCACGGTAAAGCCCGCGTCTTTCAGGCGCGCTACGTGCTGCGCTAGGTTCGCTACGCGCGCTACTGCTAGGTGCATTACCGCACCGGCCGAGGCTTTAGCCACAGCCGGCGAGAGAGCGGCACTCCGCCGTTTAGGGATAATTACGCCCTGTGCGCCCGCAGCCAAACCGCTCCGCAAAATGGCCCCTAGATTATGCGGGTCCTCAATGTGGTCTAGCACCAAGAGCAGGGGGAGCGGGGCGGCTAACGCCTTCTCTACGAGGTCTTCAAACTCCATGTACGGCACGACGGCTAACTGCGCCACGACGCCTTGGTGTGGCCTGCCTTCGCACATCTTGTCGAGGCTAGCCTTTTCCGCCTCGACTACGACTACGCCCTGCTGTTTGGCGAGTGCGATTATCTGCCCAATCGTACCACCGACATTGTTCTGCACAAACAGCTTATTAATGGGTGCGTTTGCCCGCAGAGCCTCAAGTACCGGATTACGTCCCTCGACTTGATTCATCTTGACCTCCGTCTAGTTCAGATTTGCTGTACGGGTCGCCGCAACTCATCTCACCTTCGCCGCATCCCCGCGCACTTAAGCAGTCCGGCCCGGCTTGGCTAAAGACGTGTGGGGCGGCGGCTCGCGCGAGGCGCAGCATGCTCCACGCTAACGCGCGGATTTCCCATTGCGCCCGCCGGCAACAGCGCAAGGCAAAGAAATTATAGAGACTTCGGGCATTAAGCGTAGCCACCAGTTTGGTCGTGCACGCATTTGGCAGGATATAGCGGGCATCTTCCGCCGGCACATGGGCGAGCAAGGCCGCATAAGCACGGCGTATTGCCTGTATGGCCTCGCGGTACTCCGCGCTAGCTTCAGGCCTTGCGGCGATGGTGGGAGGCGTGACAAACGAAAAGTCCTCCAGGCGCACATAGCGCTGCGACTGCTGTGAATACGAAGCGATGCGGTGCCGCACCAACTGGTGCGACAGGGCGCGACTTACGTCTTCAATCCCAAAGGTAAAGCTCACGTGCTCAAGCGGCGACTCGTGCCCAAGCGACAACAGCTTAGCCACTAAGGCCGCGCCTTTGTCACCTGCGAGGCGCTTTTGGATAGTGGCTATGTCTGCCCCCGAATAGCAGAGCCGCGCCGCCGCCGCAACTACTTGGTCGGGCTCCGGCGTGTGAGTTAGCAGGGTTACACGCATGGTTCTTCCCCCTTGAGCTCGCGCATGGCGCAGATAAGCTCTAGCGCGCGCTCTTCCTCTTTGGCGAGGTAAAGATAGCCAATTAAGCCCTCTATGCCTGTGCTATGCCTATACTCCGTGGCGCTGGCACTCTTTGGCACGTGGCCACTCCTCGTGTTGCGTCCGCGGCGCAAGATTTCTTTTTCTTTGTCGGTAAGTAGTTCCATGATGGCGTGCGCAGCTTTAGCTTGGAAAGAGGCACGCACGAAGCGAGCCGTTTCTTGGTGCACAGCGCTCATGCGTTTTGGCCCGTCGCGCAGGGTAAGCACGCGCATCGCCAACTCGTAATAAGCATCCCCGATATAAGCCCAGGCTGCGGGTGAAAAATCGTCCGGCGAGCGCCCACTCACTTGCGCTTCCACCTGACGCCCTGTGGCGTATCCTCAAGCACAATCCCAAGTTTGTCGAGCTCGAGGCGAATCTCGTCCGCAGTCTTAAAGTCCCTCGCGCGCCGCGCTTCCTGCCGTTTGGCGATAAGCTGTTCTACCGCAGCGTCAAGACTCCTGTCGGCTCTCAGTTCTACTCCCAATACGCCCGTCAGCTTAAGTATAAGCTGCAATACTGCCTCGGCGTTAGCAAGTCCGCCCCGCGCTAGCTCCGTGTTGGCGTCACGCGCGAGCTCAAACAGCACGCCCCAGGCTTCAGCCGTGTTAAAGTCATCCGCTACCGCGTCCTTAAACCGCGCCTCGTACTTGCCGACGTCAATCGTCTCCCCTGCTGTCTGCTTGTCCGTATGTGCGGAGAGCACATGCTCTAAAGCGGCGCAGGTATTCTTTAAGCGGCTAAGCCCGGCACTAGCACTGTCTAGGGAAGTAGCATCAAAGGAAAGGGGCTTCCGGTAGTGGGCACTCTGCAGGAAGAAGCGCACCGTGTCGCCGGGGTACTGCTCTAGAATATCGCGAAGAATAAAGAAATTGCCCTGCGACTTAGACATTTTCTCCTCATTGACGTTAAGAAAAGCACCATGCACCCAATAACGGGCAAGTGGTTCTCCCGGGCACAGCGCCTCGCTTTGTGCCAGTTCGTTCTCGTGGTGCGGGAACTGCAGGTCCATGCCGCCGGCGTGGATATCTATGTGCCCCCCAAGCATTTCACGCAACATGGCCGAGCACTCAATGTGCCACCCGGGGCGACCTCTGCC
The sequence above is a segment of the Selenomonadales bacterium genome. Coding sequences within it:
- a CDS encoding ribonuclease III, translated to MSGRSPDDFSPAAWAYIGDAYYELAMRVLTLRDGPKRMSAVHQETARFVRASFQAKAAHAIMELLTDKEKEILRRGRNTRSGHVPKSASATEYRHSTGIEGLIGYLYLAKEEERALELICAMRELKGEEPCV
- the rlmB gene encoding 23S rRNA (guanosine(2251)-2'-O)-methyltransferase RlmB, which gives rise to MNQVEGRNPVLEALRANAPINKLFVQNNVGGTIGQIIALAKQQGVVVVEAEKASLDKMCEGRPHQGVVAQLAVVPYMEFEDLVEKALAAPLPLLLVLDHIEDPHNLGAILRSGLAAGAQGVIIPKRRSAALSPAVAKASAGAVMHLAVARVANLAQHVARLKDAGFTVVGADSSGKVIYDVKLSCPLAVIVGSEDEGISRLLREACDELVAIPMSGPVGSLNASVAAGVVLFEVVRQQRARR
- the cysS gene encoding cysteine--tRNA ligase, giving the protein MQLQIYNTLTREKELFVPRIPGKVSMYLCGPTVYNRIHLGNARTFVLGDTIRRILRYLGYDVIYVQNFTDVEDKIIVRAAQLNMSVDELVEQEIRNYFLDVKELNILPADKHPRVTEHIGDIISFIEDLIAGGFAYVSGGDVFYDVRKFPAYGQLSGQKLDDLAMGSRVEAGEEKRYPADFALWKSAKPGEPFWESPWGRGRPGWHIECSAMLREMLGGHIDIHAGGMDLQFPHHENELAQSEALCPGEPLARYWVHGAFLNVNEEKMSKSQGNFFILRDILEQYPGDTVRFFLQSAHYRKPLSFDATSLDSASAGLSRLKNTCAALEHVLSAHTDKQTAGETIDVGKYEARFKDAVADDFNTAEAWGVLFELARDANTELARGGLANAEAVLQLILKLTGVLGVELRADRSLDAAVEQLIAKRQEARRARDFKTADEIRLELDKLGIVLEDTPQGVRWKRK
- the sigH gene encoding RNA polymerase sporulation sigma factor SigH, coding for MMPEEDIVEGAKQGSTYALEHLINKYRAFVRAKAKSYFLVGADRDDITQEGMIGLYKAIRDFKPDKLSSFRAFAELCITRQIITAIKTATRQKHIPLNSYVSLNKPIYDEESDRTLLDILSGGKITDPEELVIHQEEFKDIECRMGELLSDLECKVLRYYLDGKSYQEIAEELDRHVKSIDNALQRVKRKLERYLLERMA
- a CDS encoding FAD-dependent thymidylate synthase, with amino-acid sequence MRVTLLTHTPEPDQVVAAAARLCYSGADIATIQKRLAGDKGAALVAKLLSLGHESPLEHVSFTFGIEDVSRALSHQLVRHRIASYSQQSQRYVRLEDFSFVTPPTIAARPEASAEYREAIQAIRRAYAALLAHVPAEDARYILPNACTTKLVATLNARSLYNFFALRCCRRAQWEIRALAWSMLRLARAAAPHVFSQAGPDCLSARGCGEGEMSCGDPYSKSELDGGQDESSRGT